One Paraburkholderia aromaticivorans genomic region harbors:
- a CDS encoding SDR family oxidoreductase → MNTLNNARVAIVTGASRGIGAAVAQRLAKDGFAVAVNYASSSAEADKLVAELTAAGAKAIAVKADVSIADDVRRLFEITEQQLGKVDVLVNNAGVLKTVPLADTSDALYDQTFDINVRGTFNTLREAAARLNDGGRIVNFSSTTLALNMPGYAIYNATKAAVEAFTHVFAKELRGRNITVNAVAPGPIATSLFLDGKTEEQIQTFAKMPPLQRLGQPNDIASVVAFLAGPDAGWVNGQILRANGGIA, encoded by the coding sequence ATGAACACGCTCAACAACGCCCGGGTCGCAATCGTCACCGGCGCATCGCGCGGCATCGGCGCAGCGGTCGCACAACGTCTGGCCAAGGACGGTTTCGCCGTCGCGGTCAATTACGCCTCCAGCTCGGCCGAAGCCGATAAGCTCGTCGCCGAACTCACGGCGGCCGGCGCCAAAGCCATCGCGGTGAAGGCCGATGTGTCGATCGCCGACGACGTGCGCCGCCTGTTCGAGATCACCGAACAGCAGCTCGGCAAGGTGGACGTGCTGGTCAACAACGCGGGCGTGCTCAAGACCGTGCCGCTCGCCGACACCAGCGACGCGCTCTACGACCAGACCTTCGACATCAACGTGCGCGGCACCTTCAACACCTTGCGCGAAGCAGCCGCGCGCCTGAACGATGGCGGACGCATCGTCAACTTTTCGAGCACCACGCTGGCGCTGAACATGCCGGGCTACGCGATCTACAACGCGACGAAGGCAGCCGTCGAAGCCTTCACGCATGTGTTCGCCAAGGAACTGCGCGGCCGCAACATCACCGTCAATGCCGTGGCGCCGGGTCCGATCGCGACGTCGCTGTTCCTCGACGGCAAGACCGAAGAACAGATCCAGACCTTCGCGAAGATGCCGCCGCTGCAACGCCTCGGCCAGCCGAACGACATCGCGTCGGTGGTGGCGTTCCTCGCCGGGCCGGACGCGGGCTGGGTCAACGGCCAGATTCTGCGCGCCAACGGCGGCATTGCCTGA
- a CDS encoding aldo/keto reductase, producing MEYRHLGASGFKVPVLSFGTGTFGGKGEFFQAWGATDVAEARRLLDICFDAGVTMFDSADIYSSGASESVLGEALKGKRDKAIISTKATFRFDDGPNSVGSSRFHLIQAVDAALKRLQTDYIDLFQLHGFDARTPIAEVMSTLDDLVRAGKIRYTGVSNFSGWHLMKSQDVADRYGYPRYVANQTYYSLVGRDYEWELMPLGVDQGVGAVVWSPLGWGRLTGKIKRGQPLPDSSRLHKTADMGPPVPDEYLFRVLDAIDEIAAETGKTVPQIALNWLLQRPTVSTVLIGARNEEQLRQNLGAVGWNLTPEQVAKLDAASAVRPAYPYWHQEGFAERNPTAV from the coding sequence CAGGCGTGGGGCGCGACCGACGTCGCCGAGGCACGGCGTCTGCTCGACATCTGCTTCGATGCGGGCGTCACCATGTTCGACAGCGCGGACATCTATTCGAGCGGCGCGTCCGAGTCGGTGCTCGGCGAAGCGCTCAAGGGCAAGCGCGACAAGGCCATCATCTCGACCAAGGCGACCTTCCGTTTCGACGACGGCCCGAACAGCGTCGGCTCGTCGCGCTTCCATCTGATTCAGGCCGTGGATGCAGCGCTCAAGCGCTTGCAAACCGATTACATCGACCTGTTCCAGTTGCACGGTTTCGATGCCAGAACGCCGATCGCCGAGGTCATGTCCACGCTCGACGATCTGGTGCGCGCGGGCAAGATCCGCTACACCGGTGTGTCGAATTTCTCCGGCTGGCATTTGATGAAATCGCAGGATGTGGCGGATCGCTACGGCTATCCGCGCTACGTCGCGAATCAGACTTACTACTCGCTGGTCGGCCGCGACTACGAGTGGGAGCTGATGCCGCTCGGCGTCGATCAAGGCGTGGGCGCGGTGGTGTGGAGTCCGCTCGGCTGGGGGCGTCTCACCGGCAAGATCAAGCGCGGCCAGCCGCTGCCCGATTCGAGCCGCCTGCATAAAACCGCCGACATGGGGCCGCCGGTGCCGGACGAGTATCTGTTCCGCGTGCTCGATGCAATCGACGAGATCGCGGCCGAAACGGGCAAGACCGTGCCACAGATCGCGCTGAACTGGCTGCTGCAGCGGCCTACCGTATCAACGGTGCTGATCGGCGCGCGCAACGAGGAACAGTTGCGGCAGAACCTCGGCGCGGTGGGCTGGAATCTGACGCCCGAGCAGGTGGCAAAGCTCGACGCGGCGAGCGCCGTCCGTCCCGCTTATCCGTACTGGCATCAGGAAGGATTCGCGGAGCGCAATCCAACGGCGGTGTAA
- a CDS encoding SDR family NAD(P)-dependent oxidoreductase, whose protein sequence is MQKKIILVTGAGTGIGKLSAQSLAEAGHTVYATMRDVEGRNQPRADEMRALAKAKGIQLHPLELDVLSQASADDAAATIVREQGRLDVVMQNAGHLVVGPSEAFTPEEMVKVFDTNLFGAQRVNRAVLPYLRQQEAGLMLWVSSSTTKGGFPPFLGPYGAAKAAMDSLAVSLAYEIARFGIETSIVVPGAFTRGTAHFPSAGKPADTERAAAYARYDGVMDQIGQRLSELTPDDADPQAVADEIVRIVGLPSGERPMRSVIDFVGDGAREVLDVSERVRIEFARRIGMGDLLEARVRR, encoded by the coding sequence ATGCAGAAGAAGATCATCCTCGTGACGGGCGCCGGTACGGGTATCGGCAAACTCAGCGCACAGTCGCTCGCCGAAGCCGGCCATACCGTCTACGCGACGATGCGCGATGTCGAAGGACGCAATCAGCCGCGCGCCGATGAAATGCGCGCGCTCGCGAAAGCGAAGGGCATCCAGTTGCATCCGCTCGAACTCGACGTGTTGTCGCAAGCATCGGCCGATGACGCGGCGGCGACGATCGTCCGCGAACAGGGACGGCTCGACGTGGTGATGCAGAACGCCGGCCATCTGGTGGTCGGGCCGAGCGAAGCCTTCACGCCCGAAGAAATGGTGAAGGTGTTCGACACCAACCTGTTCGGCGCGCAGCGCGTGAACCGCGCCGTGCTGCCCTATTTGCGCCAGCAGGAAGCGGGCTTGATGCTGTGGGTCAGCAGTTCGACGACCAAGGGCGGATTTCCTCCCTTTCTCGGCCCGTATGGCGCCGCGAAGGCCGCGATGGATTCGCTGGCGGTTTCGCTCGCCTATGAGATCGCGCGCTTCGGCATCGAGACCTCGATCGTGGTGCCTGGTGCGTTCACGCGCGGCACGGCCCACTTCCCGAGCGCGGGCAAGCCGGCCGACACCGAACGGGCCGCCGCCTACGCACGCTACGACGGCGTGATGGATCAGATCGGTCAGCGCCTGTCCGAATTGACGCCCGACGACGCCGATCCGCAAGCCGTGGCCGATGAAATCGTGCGGATCGTCGGCCTGCCTTCAGGCGAGCGGCCGATGCGTTCGGTGATCGACTTCGTCGGCGACGGCGCGCGCGAAGTGCTCGACGTGTCGGAGCGTGTGCGGATCGAATTTGCCAGGCGAATCGGCATGGGCGATTTGCTGGAAGCGCGGGTTCGGCGTTAA
- a CDS encoding LysR family transcriptional regulator produces MDRFEEMRVFIRIAERQSFTRASDDLQIPRATVTNLMKRMEQRLGARLLERTTRTVRLTHDGEAYYRRCVRLIADMEEAEGSFSNLAPKGLLRVNLQGTLARHFVVPALPAFLARFPGIELTIGEDDRLVDLVREGVDCVLRAGNLQDSSMVGRRVAQLPQVTVASPAYLAAYGEPAEPSALSTHRAVNYVSSATGKAVPLEFSVAGREVAMVLPSAVSVTGTELYTGSALAGLGVVQVPHYRVAAELAAGRLKIILADFPPPPMPVSVLYPQNRQLSSRVRVFAQWLRDIFEAAAATSGGAP; encoded by the coding sequence ATGGATCGTTTCGAGGAAATGCGGGTTTTCATCCGGATCGCCGAGCGGCAAAGCTTCACGCGCGCCTCGGACGATCTGCAGATTCCGCGCGCCACTGTGACCAACCTGATGAAGCGCATGGAGCAGCGGCTCGGCGCGCGGCTGCTCGAACGCACCACGCGCACGGTGCGTCTCACGCACGACGGCGAGGCGTACTACCGCCGCTGCGTGCGTCTGATTGCCGATATGGAGGAAGCCGAAGGCTCGTTTTCGAACCTCGCGCCGAAGGGTTTGTTGCGGGTGAATTTGCAGGGCACACTGGCGCGGCACTTCGTGGTGCCGGCGCTGCCGGCGTTTCTCGCGCGCTTTCCCGGCATCGAACTGACCATCGGCGAAGACGACCGGCTCGTCGATCTGGTGCGGGAGGGTGTGGATTGCGTGCTGCGCGCGGGCAATCTGCAGGATTCGTCGATGGTGGGGCGCCGCGTCGCGCAATTGCCGCAAGTGACGGTCGCGAGTCCGGCGTATCTCGCCGCGTATGGCGAGCCGGCCGAGCCGTCGGCGCTGTCCACGCATCGGGCGGTCAATTACGTGTCGAGCGCGACGGGCAAGGCCGTGCCGCTCGAATTCAGCGTGGCGGGCCGCGAGGTGGCGATGGTCCTGCCGTCGGCGGTGTCGGTGACCGGCACCGAACTCTATACCGGCTCGGCGCTTGCCGGGCTCGGCGTCGTGCAGGTGCCGCACTACCGGGTGGCGGCCGAACTGGCGGCCGGGCGGCTGAAAATCATCCTCGCGGACTTTCCGCCGCCGCCCATGCCGGTGTCCGTGCTGTATCCGCAGAACCGTCAGTTGTCGTCGCGCGTGAGGGTGTTCGCGCAGTGGCTGCGCGATATTTTCGAGGCGGCCGC